From a single Miscanthus floridulus cultivar M001 chromosome 8, ASM1932011v1, whole genome shotgun sequence genomic region:
- the LOC136475771 gene encoding formin-like protein 10 yields the protein MRSLGFVLLLVAAAALIKPSEVVGAEEEGWERFLLQWRQYTSLPAPLLNGDLVDRIWSICLPDMVGAEEILGNSLQFASDELLSQSSKNALKAMLFLEFLSLLSPEKLSSTYDCIHANYFDLGIPQEFSLSLATYLESHQLLLGSNSYVRRHLADNSIGDAPSMAPEFVPSMSSGDEVKSPQSVTETPYAPSSSHNNENPKQPHHSKPAQKHQGVPPVSLLEKHKDYVRLVLIVVLPTAAFSFIAAFLIFYCCGCNKNKVSVGEQRDDHPLLHMQLVNVPGSSPDACVPASPLHKDNQSHSGVSMGQCFSCCFKRSIDATPSSEVIGGTPENNVTSDAPKPMPPPPPPPLPPPIKKALPPPPGPPRGSKARLAQLSPVESSRSEGSSASEQTSESSKAEVNASRAKLRPFYWDKVPANPDQSMAWHDIKFGSFHVNEDMIEELFGYSGGNGNNLKDKELPSTYPASQHISLLNVKKSCNLAVVFKAMNIRVQDIHDALIEGNELPRVLLETILRMKPTDEEEQKLRLYNGDFLQLGHAEQVMKALIDTPFAFKRVDTLLFMSSLQEDASSLRDSFHQLEAACGELKHRLFLKLLEAVLKTGNRLNDGTFRGGANAFKLDTLLKLSDVKGADGKTTLLHFVVQEIIRSEGVREARLAMESGRSPTRSTSDDTSNGSLEEDGDYYSNCGLSIVSGLSSEMDNVKRVAALDAEPLFATVVTLRQELLKSKEFLNEIATIEETSGFRRSLECFVEHADNETNFLMKEEKRLRSLVKKTIRYFHGNDSKDDGFRLFVIVRDFLVMLDKACKEVGASQKKGTNKSRSSGNGNPTFPSILQEQQFPAVIDGHSDSSRSND from the exons ATGAGGAGTTTAGGATTCGTGTTGCTGTTGGTGGCAGCTGCAGCATTGATCAAGCCATCAGAAGTagtaggggcagaggaggaggGCTGGGAGCGTTTCTTGTTGCAGTGGAGGCAGTATACTTCTCTTCCAGCGCCACTTCTGAATGGGGATCTG GTGGATAGAATATGGTCAATTTGCTTACCAGACATGGTTGGTGCAGAGGAAATATTGGGCAATTCACTGCAATTTGCTTCAGATGAACTATTGAGTCAGTCATCAAAGAATGCTTTGAAGGCAATGCTGTTTCTGGAGTTTCTATCTCTTCTTTCCCCTGAAAAATTATCCAGTACCTATGATTGTATCCATGCAAACTACTTCGATTTGGGCATTCCACAAGAATTCAGTCTTTCACTGGCAACCTACCTTGAGAGCCATCAGCTGTTGCTTGGTTCGAACTCCTATGTGAGACGGCATTTGGCTGACAACTCAATTGGAGATGCTCCTTCCATGGCTCCAGAATTTGTGCCGTCCATGTCCTCTGGCGATGAAGTGAAGTCTCCTCAATCGGTTACAGAAACACCATATGCGCCTTCCAGCTCTCACAACAATGAAAATCCCAAACAACCTCATCACAGTAAACCTGCACAGAAGCATCAGGGAGTGCCTCCAGTTTCACTTCTGGAGAAGCATAAAGACTATGTTAGATTAGTCTTGATCGTGGTTCTTCCAACAGCGGCATTCTCGTTCATTGCTGCATTTCTAATTTTCTACTGCTGTGGATGCAACAAGAACAAGGTCTCTGTCGGAGAGCAACGAGATGATCATCCTCTTCTTCACATGCAGTTGGTTAATGTGCCTG GTTCATCACCCGATGCCTGTGTTCCTGCCAGTCCACTTCACAAGGATAATCAAAGTCATTCTGGAGTAAGCATGGGTCAGTGCTTTTCATGCTGTTTTAAAAGATCAATTGATGCCACACCATCTTCAGAAGTGATTGGAGGAACACCAGAGAATAATGTCACAAGTGATGCTCCTAAACCGatgccacctccacctcctccacctttgcCACCTCCGATCAAGAAGGCTCTTCCGCCCCCACCTGGACCTCCCAGAGGTTCTAAAGCAAGACTTGCTCAGCTGTCACCTGTTGAGTCAAGTCGTTCTGAAGGATCATCTGCCAGCGAGCAGACCAGCGAATCATCCAAAGCAGAAGTTAATGCTTCAAGAGCCAAGCTTCGACCTTTCTATTGGGACAAAGTTCCTGCTAATCCTGATCAGTCAATGGCATGGCATGATATCAAATTCGGTTCTTTTCA TGTTAATGAGGATATGATAGAGGAATTGTTTGGTTATAGTGGTGGCAACGGAAATAACCTCAAGGATAAGGAACTCCCCTCTACGTATCCTGCATCTCAGCACATTTCTCTTCTCAATGTTAAGAAATCATGCAACCTGGCAGTTGTTTTTAAGGCAATGAATATCAGGGTACAAGACATTCATGACGCTCTTATTGAAG GGAATGAACTTCCTAGGGTGCTTCTTGAGACAATCTTGAGAATGAAGCCAACTGACGAGGAGGAGCAGAAGCTCAGGCTTTATAATGGGGATTTCTTGCAGCTAGGCCATGCAGAACAAGTGATGAAGGCACTAATTGATACTCCTTTTGCTTTCAAGAGGGTCGACACTTTGCTTTTCATGTCCTCCTtgcaagaagatgcttcaagtctCAGGGATTCATTCCACCAATTGGAG GCTGCTTGTGGGGAACTAAAGCACCGCCTTTTTCTGAAGTTGCTAGAAGCTGTTCTCAAAACCGGAAACCGTTTGAATGATGGGACCTTCCGTGGTGGTGCTAATGCATTCAAGCTTGACACTCTTCTGAAGTTATCAGATGTCAAGGGTGCTGATGGAAAGACCACGTTGCTGCACTTTGTTGTTCAAGAGATTATTCGGTCTGAAGGTGTTCGTGAAGCAAGGTTAGCCATGGAAAGTGGAAGAAGTCCAACTCGTAGTACTTCAGATGACACTTCCAATGGATCTCTTGAAGAGGATGGTGATTACTACTCCAACTGTGGACTTAGCATTGTATCAGGACTTAGTAGTGAGATGGACAATGTCAAGAGGGTAGCCGCACTAGATGCTGAACCTTTGTTTGCCACTGTGGTAACCCTCAGACAAGAGTTACTGAAATCAAAGGAGTTCCTGAATGAAATTGCAACAATAGAAGAGACGAGTGGATTCCGACGCTcattggaatgttttgtggaacATGCAGATAATGAGACAAATTTTTTGATGAAAGAAGAGAAGAGATTGAGATCATTAGTGAAGAAAACAATACGATATTTCCATGGAAATGACTCTAAAGACGACGGTTTCCGGTTGTTTGTGATTGTAAGAGATTTCTTGGTGATGCTAGATAAGGCATGCAAGGAAGTTGGGGCATCACAGAAGAAGGGTACAAATAAATCACGAAGCAGTGGCAATGGCAACCCTACGTTCCCGTCAATCCTACAGGAGCAACAGTTCCCTGCTGTTATTGATGGCCATTCAGATAGTTCACGTTCTAACGATTAA